AGAGCTGCGAGAGCGGCACTCAGGATGACAGCGAGGGTGTGCCATTCAATTTTGGGTTGCGATGCACGCATTGCTGGTGGTCTCTGGATGACAGCGGCGGGGCCAAGGGTTACCGATGTTGGACTGCAGAGTTTGCTCTACAAGAGGCGGAGGCGCATCTTATGGAGCTCCGCAGCTTTTTAAATCCTTCGGATACTCGATCTCGTAACGTTTGTAACGTCTGTAACGTGTAACGAAAGTCTTACTAAACCTTAACCTGGGCGCGCGTCTCCCGACGCGTGACCCTATTCTCCCATGTTGAATTTGACGATCAGATGAAAGAAGAATGTTTCATTGTCGATGATGGTGAAAGCAAAATCGAGGGGCATGCCGGCTTTGCGGCGGATCTCGAGGATGCCAAGGCCATTGCTTCCGTTTGGACTCTCAGCGATAACAGGTTTTTCGGCATCAGCCTGACGTACATTTTCTTTCATGCTGCCACCGGCTTTGCGGTTGGCTTCGCGGATTCTTTTTTCAACAACCGTTCTGCGGGTGATACTTACGGCGTTTCCGCAATCAATTTTAAATCCCTGCCGGGTGCGTGTTGCCAGAAAAACAGCCGGATAAAGCGGGTATTCGTTATGCATATAAATATTCTGCAAAATCTCGCTGGCGGCAAGCAGAATCCGTTTTCTGATGCGGGTTTCCTGCTCTCCGAACAACCCTTCCATATTGTCAAGAATCCTGTCCGATTTCTTCTCAGAAATGGTGCCTTTGAATTGAGAAATCACATCGGCAGAATTGATGTTCTCCTTGATAAAATCGTCAATATTGAATTTCGATCCTGGTTTCATGGGGGTTCAGTGAATTAATTTTTTCTGCAGATCATCAATGAACAATGTCATGTCTGCCCAAAGGTATAAAATAATTTTAATTATTATCGGTCATTTTTTTAACATGAATGGATAAAATTGGGAAAGCTGGGCAATCCTACAAAAACTTCTTTTTGAAATTCCCTGCAACATTTCCACAACGCAGAGAGCTCGCTCCGCGAGGCACTCAGGTTGTGAAAATATTCAATGGGCGAGCCATCTCAAATTCAATCTGGGCGCGCGTCTTCTGCTTGTGTTTACGCCACCTTTACAACCGAGACACGCAGTCTTCTTGTCCATGTGGCTTTCACGTGAAGCGTCCTGGAAGAGTCGGAGAGGGAATGCACAGTGCACAACGCCAACGCGCCGCCTGCCTTTGTCTCGCTTGTAACGTTGTAACGCTTGTAACGTGTAACGCTTGTAACGCGTAACGTCTGTAACGCCTGTAACGCCACGCTTCCAGCGTGATAAATTCCACGCTTGTAACGTCTATTTCTCCAATAAAAATTTCCGGATATGACAATGCTCAATGCCTTCAAAACTAGCACCCTCAAATGCATCCATGGTAATTACTTTTTTCGGATATTGATCTTTTATCTTCATAAGATTGCCAAATTCCCGCTCTACCGTTTTTTCTCCTTTCAAATTCAGCGCAACCTGTATATACATCTTTTCCTGATTCTTTTCGCACACAAAATCAATTTCACCTGTGCCAATGCTGCCCACTTTTACATCCCACCCCAAAAACAACAAATGGTTAAATGCGACATTTTCCAATATCTTTCCCAAATCCTGCGGGCGGTATCCAATCACTGCATGGCGTAGGCCCGTGTTCTCAAAATAGTTTTTTCCACCTGTTTCGAAAATCCGCTTACCTACAATATCGTAGCGTTCAGCGTGATGTATAATAAAGGCATTGGCCAGATAGCTGATGAAAAGTTGTATCTGATTCGGCGCAATATTCACCTGCTGAGATTTTAAATAATCACTGATTTTTTTTGCCGAAAACAAGCTCCCAGTATTATCGGCCAGAAATTGTATCAGCTTTTCCAGCAACTTGTGACTACGTATATTGTATCGATTGATAACATCGCGATATACAATAGTGGCGTAAATACTTTTCAGATATTCCATCAATACTGCATTTTCCTGGGGAAGATGCATCAGATAGGGTAAACCGCCATAACGAAAATACCGATCCAGTGTTTTGTCAGAATCCTGAATCTGGTGAAAATGCAAAAACTCGGGATAGGACAAGCTGTAAATTTTTATCTCCACAAAACGGCCACTGAGCAAACTGGAGAGCTCGCCTGATAACAGCTCAGCATTGCTGCCCGTGCAGTAAATATCGCAGTTCCCTTTTAGCAAAAGGCTGCGCAAAGCTTTTTCAAATGCCGGTATTTCCTGTATTTCATCAATGAAGATATAATTCATCCGATCACTTACTATATTTGATGCAATGTAATCGTGAAGGTCTTTTGCCGTCTGCAGGTGATCGAACAACAAATCCTCCTTGTTTATGTATATCACCGGCACATCATGCTCCAAACCGCGCAGATGCTGTATGATCTGAAAAAGGATGTAACTCTTCCCGACCCGGCGCTGCCCCGTGAAAACTTTAATCACGTTTTTTCCGATAAAAGGGATTATTCTTGACAGATATTCATGTCGCTTTTTTAATCCCGCAGGCAGAGTTGTTTTGTTCATATATATAATTGTGTTTATAGTATCTATGCAAATATACGAAAGTTATAAACATGATTACAATAAATAGTAATAATGTGAAAACATTGGGGTCAAATAGTCAAGGGTTGCCTTTGCTCCGTCTTTGCGGCTATCGCGCATATCGGTGGCTGACGCGTAAATTGCACAGCGCGCAAAGCTCGGCGCATGCGGCATGCGGCAAGGCTTTGCATCGCTCCCACGCTTATTCCCGCTCTCGCTCTCACGCTCGCTCTGATTTATTCAACCTCTATGCGTCGCATAGCGACCTGTCACGATTGCTATCGTGAGCGTTGAAGAAGGACAAAGCACATCACCTCATCGCCAACGCGCCCCCTCGCCAACGCGCCGGGAAGGACAGAGCAGTAGCAATATTGACCGCGCCATTGAATGAATAAGATTTATGTTGCATCATGGAAAAAAATTGATTATCTTTGCTTGCTTAATAGATAAAATATTATCAATTAAACCGAAAAACCAAATTAAAGACTAAAATATTGGTCGAAATATCGGAAATATTAAACCGTAACAATCCAAACAGCATTGCCTTGGAACTGGCAAAGCGTGCGAAAAAATTGCGCTTAGCCGGCAATATGTCGCAGCAGATGCTGGCGGAAAAATCAGGTGTGAGCCTGGGCTCAGTGAAACGGTTTGAGCAACTTGGTCTGATTTCGTTACAGCATTTATTGCATATTGCTGTTGCGTTGAATGCGGCCGAAGATTTTATACAGTTATTTTCACAACCGCATTATGAAAGTATTGATGCTCTTGTGAAACTCAAAATGGCGGAAAACCGGAAACGTGTGCGAAGAAAATGAAGATACCATCAACAGATATGATTACGGTGAAATGCGGCTCGCACATAGCTGGTCGAATGATATTGTCGCCGGAACGATTAATGGTTTTTGAGTACGACGCCAATTGGCTAAAGAATGGTTTTGCGCTTTCACCATTTTTTCTCCCGCTGAAGGCCGGCGCCATGACTGCCCGGCGAGAGCCATTCCATGGTAACTTCGGCGTTTTCGCCGACAGTCTTCCGGATGGATGGGGAAATCTTTTGTTGGATCGTGTATTGCGAAAATACGGACTGGATCCGGCTTCGCTCACAACCATTCAGCGGCTTTCGCTTGTTGGAAATAACGGCATGGGTGCATTGACCTATGAACCCGCATTTGCAGTATCTGAACCGCAGGCATTGGAAGATCTCAACGAAATTGCTGCTGAAGTTGAGATGATAATGAATGACCAGGCATATATGGAATCTGTCGATGAGTTGTACCGTCAGGCAGGATCATCGGCGGGTGCCAGACCCAAGGTGCTGATTATGCACGAAGGTGAGCACTGGCTGGTGAAATTTGCATCCTCAATGGATCCGGACAATATTGGTGAAATAGAATTCGAATACTCGCAGCGCGCACGCAGAGCCGGAATTGAAATGCCTGAAACCCGGCTTTTTGAAGGAAAGTATTTTGGCGTGAAACGTTTCGATCGTGAAGGAGAAGAGCGGATTCATATGATATCCGCTGCGGGATTGCTGCATGCCGATTTTCGGGTGCCATCGCTGGATTATACCGAGTTGATTAAAGCCACCAGAGCGCTGACCGGGAGTGTTGTAGAGGTCGAGAAAATGTATCGGCTTATGGCTTTCAATGTCCTGATTGGGAATAACGATGATCACGCGCGCAACTTTTCTTTTATTTACAAAAAAGGTGAATGGAAATGCTCACCGGCATATGATTTACTTCCGTCGGTAGGAATGAATGGCGAACACTGCACAGCTGTTGCGGGTAGCGGACGTCCCGATGAAGGCGACATGCTGCGTGTTGCTGCTCAATGTAGCATTGAGAATGTGCGGGCCAAAGAGATTATTGCGGAAGTTGGAAGGTCTTTATAGTGATGCATAGCGCTTCAGGCATGCGGCATAGAGCACGACGCATGCGGCATGAAGCACAACGCAAAGCGCACAAAGCTTAATGCTTAACGATTGCACAAAACCCTAAGCCTTCAACTACATCCCGCTCCCGCTCTCATTCTCGCTCTGATTCCCGCTCTCGCTCAGATGATTCCCGCTCTCGCTCTCACGCTCGCTCTGATTTTTTCAGCCTCTCTGCGTCGCGCCTAGTCATCACGTGAAACCACGTAAAACGTGGCAAGCTGTGACAGGCTGTTTCACGCATAGCGACCTGTCACGATTGCTATCGTGAGCGTTGAAGAGGCACAGCGCACAACGCATAGCTTAATGCTTAAGAGCTTAAAGATTAGACAAAACCTTAAACTTTCAACTTTAAGCTTTAAGCAATCGCCTCATCGCCCCCTCGCCTGTAACGTGTAACGCCTTCCGCTTCCAGCGGAATAAATTCCACGCCTGTAACGCCCGTAACGATTGTAACGACCATATTTGTAATTAAGCCAATAATATTTTTTATCTTTGCGATAAGTCTCGCAACGAAAATTTTCGCAATACATGGAAATGAATTCCTTTAGATTTGGAACCCATTGCTCCGAAACGAAAGGCATTCTTTAGTCTGACATAGGCGCAGCAGTCAATCTATGGTCCAACATTTTTGCATTTTCAGAGATTTTATGGTCTGAAAAAACAACATTTATTGATCATTATTGGTTTGGAAAAACGAAAATTGTAGCTGAATAAATTTGAAAAGAACACATTATCAGCATAATATACTCCAAGGTTGCCATGCGCAATAATTGGTACAACAATGTTAATAAGGTTGAAATATGGAAATTAAAATTCCAAAATGCAACCATAATTATTATCTTTGCAATGGAAATTAGTGGTATCACCAGTCTATGAATCTATGATAACACGTTTTTTATATTCTGAACTATCCTGGTCCATGCAAAAGTTCCCGGCTGTCTGCATCACGGGCCCACGACAATGTGGAAAGACAACGCTTGCAAAACAATTGTGTTCTGCCTCTGCCAAAGATTTCATCTATCTTGATCTTGAAAAGCATGAAGATTTGATGCGCATTAAAGATGCCGGCCTTTTTTTTCGTGATAACAGGGATAAACTGATTGTTCTGGACGAAATTCAACGAAAACCAGAGCTTTTCTCAGAAATCAGAGCCGAAATTGATGCCTTCAAACGCTCCGGCCGCTTTCTGATTCTTGGATCGGCCAGCCCCGATATTATTAAAAACACATCAGAAACACTTGCTGGCAGAATCCGATATATCCATTTGCATCCTTTCATTCTGAGTGAATTGAATGATCCTGTGTCGTGGAAGGACTTGATGTTCTGGGGCGGATTCCCCGATGTTGTACTCGATAATGATGAGAGATTCAGGAAGGAATGGCTCGATAACTTTATTTATACCTATCTCGAACGCGATTTGCCTATGCTCGGTTTAAAAGCTGATCCTGTACAGATTCGCCGATTGTGGGAAATGCTTGCGTGGCAGGCCGGCAGCCTTCTCAATTCCTCAAATCTCGGCCGCTCTCTTGGCGTTTCAAACCATACTGTAAATAATTATCTCGATTATCTCGAAGGGGCTTTCATGATTCACCGTATTGAACCATTCGATGCCAATATCGGGAAACGAATCGTTAAGTCTAAAAAGGTATTTATTGCCGATACCGGACTTTTACACCGCCTGTTGCGTCTTAGTTCTTACGACCAGCTTATGGGCAATGCGATGGCAGGTCATTCCTGGGAAAACTTTGTATTCAATCAGCTGCAGCCACTATTGAAAAACGACTGGAATATCTGGTTTTACCGCACACATACTGGTGTTGAAACCGATCTTGTACTTGGAAAAGGAATGAAACCCCTGGTGAGTATTGAAATAAAACTTTCATCGTCTCCTGGTATGACACGCGGCTTTGCAACAGCGATTGCAGATCTTGGAACTCTGAAGAATTTTATCATTATCCCTGAAAGCGAAAAATTCAGAGTAAGGGAAGATGTTACTGTCTATGGCCTTCAACAGTTTATCGCCGAATTACCTTTGTAACGCCTTCCGACCTTCAAGAGTCGCGACTGTGTCACGTTTCACGTGAAGCGTCCTGGAAGAGTCGGAGAGAGAACGCACAGCGCCCAACGCCAACGCGCCGCCCACCTTGTCACTTTGTTACCTTGTCACTCTGTTACTCTGTAACGTGTAACGCCTTCCGCTTCCAGCGGAATAAATTCCACGATTGTAACGCCACGCTTTCAGCGTGATAAACTCCACGCCTGTAACGCCTGCATCCGATCAAAACACATCTGCGTCCAGTATGCCGGCAGCAGTTGAAATATTTCGTTTTTATGCAATATATTTGCTGTAATGAATAAAATAGACTATATTTGTACAGTAAAGAACAATTTAATGATTAAAAACATTATTATTCAGCAGCAGGAAGAAAAATTATTTTTGCTAAACCGGCCATATATTGAACGTATTGAAGCCGGTGAAAAAACAAAATTATTAAAGACAAGTCTTATTAAAGTCATTGCAGGGCCCAGAAGAGCCGGAAAGTCGGTGATTGCTCTTCAGCTTTTGAAAGAGAAAAATTTTGCCTATCTGAATTTTGACGATGATTTGTTGTTGAAACACTTCGCCGAAGACAAGGTGCTGCAAGCATTGCATCAGATATACCCGGGGTTTGAATATTTATTGCTCGATGAAATTCAAAATCTTGATGGCTGGGAATTATGGGTGAATAAATTGTATCGCCGTGGTATTAATATGATTATCACAGGTTCCAATGCCAGATTGCTTTCACATGAACTGGCCTCGGGTCTGACAGGCCGTTTCGTGCAGTTGACAGTTTTGCCATTTGGCTTTGCCGAAGTCATTAGGTTTAGCAACTTGTTGCCCGCAGAAAAGCCTCAGGCCACTCTGACAAAGAAAGCCAGATTGCTTGCAATGCTCGAAAATTATCTTTCCAATGGCGGCTTTCCTGAGACATTGTTGAATCAAGGGCTATTGGTAAATTATCTTTCATCCTTGTTTGATTCTATTTTATTAAAGGATATTCTGAATCGTTTTCATATTCGCCAAACCCGGCAGTTATACGATTTGTCGCACTACCTGCTGTCGAATTACACAAATTGTTTTACCTTTAACCAGTTGAAAGAATCGCTTGATTTCAACAGCGTTGCAACCGTTCAGAAATTTACCGGTTATCTCGAAGAACCCTATCTTTTTCAGCATCTCACACGATACAATACCAAAATAAAAAGTCAGCAGAAAGCACCACAAAAAATATACATTGTCGATAATGGATTTGTAAAAGCCAGGTCGTTTGAATTGTCGCCCAATTACGGCCGCCTGCTTGAAAATCTTGTATTTGTCGAATTGTTGCGACGAAATTTTCTGCCCGAATTGTCATTGTTTTATTACCGTACCCGTAATGACCGTGAAGTTGATTTTTTGCTTCGGGAAGGAAATAAGACAGATCAGTTGATTCAGGTCTGCTATGCGATGGATCAACCCAAAACAATCAAACGGGAAATTAGTGCGCTTATTGAAGCAGCTGAGGAACTCAAATGCACAAAGCTTTTGATAATTACCTGGGACAAAGAGGAAGTGATAGAACAGAAAAATCTTCGTATTGTTGTTGTACCGGCCTATAAGTGGCTAATGGAATAGAGCATAGGGCTTGCGGCATGCGGTCCCGCCTTCGTCGGGATAAACTCCGGGTATGCGGTGCACAACGTCACGCTTGCAGCGTGATAATCTCCACGCACAGCGCACAAAGCTCGGCGCATGCGGCAAGGCTTTGCATCGCTCCCGCTCTCATTCTCGCTCTCTCTCTCGCTCTGATTCCCGCTCTCGCTCAGATGATTCTCGCTCTCGCTCTCACGCTCGCTCTGATTTATTCAACCTCTCTGCGTCGTGAAGCGACCTGAGTGCGTTGAAGAAGAACAAAGCACATCGCCTCCACGCCACATCGCATCATCGCCACATCGCCACCTCGCTCCCACGCCACCTCGCCAAAAAAAAATATACATGGCTCATTCAGAACTGACAACCAATAACCATTAACCAATAACCATTAACCATTAACCAATAACCAATAACCAATAACCAATAACCATTAACCATTAACCATTAACCATTAACCATTAACCAATAACTGACCACTGGCAGCTAATTCTTATATTTGCAAAATGTGGACATTCAACCCCTCCGATTATATAACCCTCTGGGACTGGCTCCTGTCGTTTATGTATATGGGCATGGCCATGATGGTTTTCTGGGTGTATATCCGCTTCCGAAAAAACGATGACCCTGCATATCGCTGGTTTATTCCCGCCCTCTTTTTCAAATTTCTGGGCGGTATCGCCGTGCTGATGATCTATGCATATTATTACACAGCAGGAGGTGATACTTATTCTTATTTCGATAACACCAAAGTTCTTATACGGCTATCTGGAGATGATTTTTCTTCGGCATTTCAGTTTTTGCTGGGCGATAACAGCTGGGAATCCTATTCAAAATTCACTTTCGAATCCGGGCGCCCATGGACGGATCTGTATGCTGATGACAATGCCTGGGCGGTCAGCCGGTTCACTTATCCAATTGTAATATTAGGATTGGGCCGAATAATGACTTCAACCATTCTTTTCAATGTATTTGCTTTCATTGGTCCCTGGAAACTCTTCAAATTTCTCAATCAGCGTTACCCCGGACAAACAGCCCGCCTGGCCTTTGCCATCTTCTTCATTCCATCCTGTGTTTTCTGGGGTTCGGGTTTGTATAAGGACAGCTTCACGCTTTCAGCCACGTTGTGGATTCTGTATTCCATCATGGCCATTTCGTTTGAAAAGAAAAAAATTGCACTCAATATTTTTTTGATTCTGGTCAATTCTTATTTAATAATCAGCATCAAACCCTATATTTTTGTGGCGCTCATGCCGGCCGCACTCATTTTGTTTCTGTATTCATCGGTGCAGAATATCCGTAACAAGGCACTCCGTGTGCTGGTGCTTCCATTGGGCACAGCAATTCTGCTTGTCGGAGGATTATCCGCTTATTCTTATCTTTCTCCATCACTTGGAAAATACGGAAGCATGGATTCTATGATGGAAAAATTAGTGGTCACCCGCGAGGACTTTATAAACAACAAAACCTACAGCTCCAACTTTTTCGATATCGGAGATTTTGATCCAACCATGGGGGGCCTTGCACGAAAGGCACCGCTGGCCTTCATTTACGGATTGTTCGGTCCTTTTCCCTGGCAGGTGGCCAACCCCGTGATGGCCATCAGTTCGCTCGAGGGAATGTTGTTTCTGGTTTTATTTGTAATCGCATTGCGAAATGTATTGTTTCGAAAGGGCGCATCCAGAGTGCTTTCCGATCCGGTGATCATAGGGTTTCTCATTTTTTCTCTCATGTTTATCATCTTTGTGGGATTAAGCACCGCCAACTTCGGATCACTGGTCCGGTATCGCATTCCGGCGCTGCCGCTGTTCTTTTTCTGTGTGATGTATATTATTGGCAAAACGCGGAGAGATCAGCTGGAGTAAACACTTTATGTGAAAATGTGCGACTGCGTCGATGTGCGGCTTCGCCGTATGTGTGAATATAAGCAACATAAAAACTGGCCATTGGCTACTGAATACTGGCTACTAGTAAGAAGGTGTGAAAATGTGGGGCTCACGTAAAACAGCTTGTCACGTTTCACGTGATGACACGTTCGCCCATGCGGCGCGGAGTTTATCCAGCTGGAAGCGGGGCGCATGTGAGAATTTTAGATTCTGCAAATGATGTGAAAATGTGAGGCTCACGTAAAACAGCTTGTCACAGCTTGCCACGTTTCACGTGGTTTCACGTGATGACATGTTCGCCTATGTGAGAATTAGAGATACCTTAAAAGCTATGAGTTATGGGTTATAAGTTATGAGTGTAGCGTTGTAACGTCTGTAACGACACAGCCCCTTCTTTAACCTCTCTGCGTCGCACAGCGACCTGAGTGCGTTAAAGAAGCCCATTACTTCTCAGCTTCTGCTCAGAGCTGATCGCTGATTATCCCGAGTCCTGCGGACGGGACTTCGCTGACAGCTGATGACTGAGATGTAACGATTGTAACGTGTAACGAAAGGTTCTAAAAGCAACTGATTTCTTCTGCAGCCGGGTAATTAATCAACACTGCCTTATTCGGACCATAAAACACAAACATGCTTCCGGCAGCAAGAGCAGTAGCGTGTGCCTGATGGTATGCATCGCGCATGTGCTGCAGGTTTCCGGCACCCCCCAATGCAACAACGGGAATGGTGACTGCAGCAGATATTTTTGCAATCAGATTCAGATCATATCCATTCATAGTGCCATCGTGATCGATGGATTGCACTATAATTTCACCGGCGCCCTGATGTTGCATCTCGATGGCAAATTCAACCGGATTTAAACCGCTGGCTTTTGTGCCATTGATAATATAAGTTTGCTCGTCGCCTAAAAATTTCTTTTTCACATCCATGCATACAACAATGGTCGAAGCGCCAAAAGTATCGGATGCTTTTCTGATAAATTCTTTATTCAACACCGCCTGAGTATTAATAATCACTTTCTCGGCACCGGCATTGGTCAATTCGCGAATTTGCTCAATAGTAGAAATGCCGCCACCAACAGCGAAAGGCATATTGGCTTCTTCGCCCACTTCGCGCACAAAATCAACCGAAATGCAGCGGCTTTCCCGCGTTGCTTTTATATCGAGAAAAACGAGTTCATCTGCTTTCAGATCATTGAATATTTTTACAGCATTGATGGGGTCTCCGATGTATTTCGGATTCCCAAACCGGACGGTTTTCACAAGCACCTGGTCTTTTAGTAATAGGACGGGTATTATTCGGGGTCTGAACATTTTTGATGAATCGTTCACAAATTTACATATTTGATTTGATAGACTCATCTGCTGTCATCATGAGACTTCCAGCAAAACGCTTTTTGCAATCCAAATAAAAAATGATAATAGAGGCAAACATAATATTCCATCGTCCGATGGCGACGAAGGAGTCAGAGGATATGGAATCGTTATGTTTGCAGCAAAACCGACGATTCCATATTCTTCGTTTTGCTCTTCTGTTTGATTTTTAATGGCTTATGTATGTGTGTCATTAGCAGTTTTTCGAAGTAAAACGAAGAAAAGTATCGAAGGATTAACAGCAGAGCCAGCTGTCTGCTTCGATACGCTGCATTGCATTCCGCACTCAGCATGACAGCTTAGATTGACATAAATGGTTCTCATATTTTCAAAAAATTTCTAAACAAAACTTCCCCAACATCATGACTCTTCTCAGGATGAAACTGCACTCCGAAAATATTGTTCTTTTCAACTGCAGAAACAAAGCGGTATTCGTATTCGGAAGTGGTAAGGATATCGGTTTTGATTTCTGTTTTCCAATGATATGAATGCACAAAATAAAATGATGACAATGATTCAATATTTTTCATCAATGGACTTTCTTTTTCAATGCTGATCTGATTCCAGCCAGTGTGTGGAATTTTATATTTCAGGGTATCCTGAATTTTAAACCGAACCACTTCTGCATCGAACCAGCCCAGGCCAGAAACAGATCCTTCTTCGCTTCGCGAGGCCATTAGCTGCATTCCAAGGCAGATCCCAAGCATTGGCGTTTTTTTTACCAAGGCGCACTCATTCAGCGTTTCGATTAAATTCAAATTTTTCAGATTGTCCATGGCCATTGCAAAATGTCCTACGCCGGGCAAAATGATTTTTGAAGCATTCAGGACAACATTCAGGTCGTCGGAAACAAACGCATCCACACCGCACATTCGAAGCTTTTTCAGCACTGAATGCAGATTTCCCATTCCGTAGTTTACAATGACAATCATGAGGAACAATTTTAAAAAGCAAATATATGAATTAGCGGGGAGCAGTTCTTTGTGCCCAACCGAATATTGAAATACTCCGTGAAAATGGCTTCAGTCACAGACTGCAAGACATTTCATCCGTTGAAAATCCAAAGACCTGCTGAAGGCATTTAATCCGTGATATCCGTG
Above is a window of Bacteroidetes bacterium GWF2_43_63 DNA encoding:
- a CDS encoding imidazole glycerol phosphate synthase, glutamine amidotransferase subunit; translated protein: MIVIVNYGMGNLHSVLKKLRMCGVDAFVSDDLNVVLNASKIILPGVGHFAMAMDNLKNLNLIETLNECALVKKTPMLGICLGMQLMASRSEEGSVSGLGWFDAEVVRFKIQDTLKYKIPHTGWNQISIEKESPLMKNIESLSSFYFVHSYHWKTEIKTDILTTSEYEYRFVSAVEKNNIFGVQFHPEKSHDVGEVLFRNFLKI
- a CDS encoding imidazole glycerol phosphate synthase subunit HisF; protein product: MFRPRIIPVLLLKDQVLVKTVRFGNPKYIGDPINAVKIFNDLKADELVFLDIKATRESRCISVDFVREVGEEANMPFAVGGGISTIEQIRELTNAGAEKVIINTQAVLNKEFIRKASDTFGASTIVVCMDVKKKFLGDEQTYIINGTKASGLNPVEFAIEMQHQGAGEIIVQSIDHDGTMNGYDLNLIAKISAAVTIPVVALGGAGNLQHMRDAYHQAHATALAAGSMFVFYGPNKAVLINYPAAEEISCF
- a CDS encoding ATPase encodes the protein MKNIIIQQQEEKLFLLNRPYIERIEAGEKTKLLKTSLIKVIAGPRRAGKSVIALQLLKEKNFAYLNFDDDLLLKHFAEDKVLQALHQIYPGFEYLLLDEIQNLDGWELWVNKLYRRGINMIITGSNARLLSHELASGLTGRFVQLTVLPFGFAEVIRFSNLLPAEKPQATLTKKARLLAMLENYLSNGGFPETLLNQGLLVNYLSSLFDSILLKDILNRFHIRQTRQLYDLSHYLLSNYTNCFTFNQLKESLDFNSVATVQKFTGYLEEPYLFQHLTRYNTKIKSQQKAPQKIYIVDNGFVKARSFELSPNYGRLLENLVFVELLRRNFLPELSLFYYRTRNDREVDFLLREGNKTDQLIQVCYAMDQPKTIKREISALIEAAEELKCTKLLIITWDKEEVIEQKNLRIVVVPAYKWLME
- a CDS encoding ATPase, producing MNKTTLPAGLKKRHEYLSRIIPFIGKNVIKVFTGQRRVGKSYILFQIIQHLRGLEHDVPVIYINKEDLLFDHLQTAKDLHDYIASNIVSDRMNYIFIDEIQEIPAFEKALRSLLLKGNCDIYCTGSNAELLSGELSSLLSGRFVEIKIYSLSYPEFLHFHQIQDSDKTLDRYFRYGGLPYLMHLPQENAVLMEYLKSIYATIVYRDVINRYNIRSHKLLEKLIQFLADNTGSLFSAKKISDYLKSQQVNIAPNQIQLFISYLANAFIIHHAERYDIVGKRIFETGGKNYFENTGLRHAVIGYRPQDLGKILENVAFNHLLFLGWDVKVGSIGTGEIDFVCEKNQEKMYIQVALNLKGEKTVEREFGNLMKIKDQYPKKVITMDAFEGASFEGIEHCHIRKFLLEK
- a CDS encoding HipA protein; translation: MITVKCGSHIAGRMILSPERLMVFEYDANWLKNGFALSPFFLPLKAGAMTARREPFHGNFGVFADSLPDGWGNLLLDRVLRKYGLDPASLTTIQRLSLVGNNGMGALTYEPAFAVSEPQALEDLNEIAAEVEMIMNDQAYMESVDELYRQAGSSAGARPKVLIMHEGEHWLVKFASSMDPDNIGEIEFEYSQRARRAGIEMPETRLFEGKYFGVKRFDREGEERIHMISAAGLLHADFRVPSLDYTELIKATRALTGSVVEVEKMYRLMAFNVLIGNNDDHARNFSFIYKKGEWKCSPAYDLLPSVGMNGEHCTAVAGSGRPDEGDMLRVAAQCSIENVRAKEIIAEVGRSL